In Acidisarcina polymorpha, the DNA window CTGGCTCTGATGTCCTGCTTCCAAACCACCCGCTCAAAATGAATATCCCTGAGCTTTTATAAAGAGGATGCGCCTGCTCGAAAGGTTTACTGTATCTCCGGCAGACCGCTGAGCATCTTCTGCGAAACCGTACGCAGATAGGGGTTCTCGTCGGTATCGGCCACATTGTGGAGCACCTGGCGAACGCTGCTGTCGCTATCGACCGGCTGCAATAGAGCGACTGCTTTAAGCCGGACCTTGGGATCGGAGTCTTTTCGCAAAGCGTTCAAAATCACATTGCGAACGTTCCTGTCCTCTCCCACATAGGGCTGTAAGCCTTCAAGCGCCTTGAGCCGCACTTCGGCGTCTTTATCGCGCCGCAAAGCAGCTATAAGTGCATCGCGCTCCTGGCCGGCTTCGCACTGATGCCCGGCCCGGCACTCTCCGGCCAGCAACGCCACTGAATCAGAGCGGACACCGGTATCCAGATGGCTCGATGCGCCAATCAGCAGCATCTTCCGTATCTCGGGACTGTCGAGCGAACCGGTCATCGTCTCCGGAACCAGCCGTTCATAGGTGATCTTCACATCCTCCGACCCCGGCTCTTGCTCGATCCCGTGAATAGCACCGATATTCAAGCTGTCCTGAGCAGCATCGGCACCTTGGGAGATCGTTACGTGAGGCGTGATGGGAGCGGTTTTCTTCCCCATCCGATACCCTGCAGCGCCGCCCGTGCACAGTCCAATGATCAGCAATACCGAGGCCATCGCCGGGGCGGACTGGACGCGGGCGATGCCATTAAAAAGCCGGTCAATGACCTTCGTCATCCAACCACTGCGGGGAACCGCATCCAGCGCCTCTTCCAGCCGAAGCCGGGTGCGCGTCAGCAGATTCGGAGAGGGCTCCAGCATCGGGTAAAGCGACATTGCCTGACGGAGTCCCTGGACGGCTTCCATCTCCTTTCGACAATGCCCGCATTCGGAAAGGTGGCGTTCTAATCGGTGACTGGCGTCATCGGGCAATTCCCCGTAGATCGCCAGCGCAATATCCTGCTGCGCGGTTTCGCACTGTGATTCGTGCTTCATGGTGTTCCTTTGCTCCTGGCCTCAACGTAAAGTCGCCAAATTTGCTCTTAATTTTTTTGTCGCCCGGAAGAGCGTATTCTTGGCGGTCTCTTCCGTGGTGTTCAGCATTTCGCCGATGGTCCTTAATTTCAGACCCTGGTAATGCTTGAGTTCAAAAACCATGCGCTCGCGGGGAGTGAGAGTATCGAGTGCTGCCTTAATTCTTTCGCCCAGGAACTTGCGCTCCAGTTCGCGATCCGGATTGGCCATCGAGCGATCGTCCGACACATTGCTCAACAGATCGATCTGCTCCCCCGAAGAGTCAACCATCACCGCCTGATCTTCCCGCCGCGACTTCCTGCGGCGTAGATGATCCAGACAGAGATTAGTCACGATCCGGTAGAGCCAGGTGTAAAAGGAACATTCAAACCGAAAATTTCCGAGATACCGGTACGCCTTGAGAAACGCCTCCTGGTGAACATCCTGCGCATCCTGTTCCGAGCCCGTCAAATGCAAAGCCAGCCGCAGCACCGCCTGGTCATATTGACGAACCAGCGAGTCGAATGCCGGCCGCGAGCCCTGTTGGGCCTCGCGAATCAGTTCATTCTCGTTTTCGCGAGTCCGGGCATCGATGGCCATGCTAGAAGAGGATTGTAGCCTCCGCGGCTTGGTCGCTATTTGCGCGGGAAGGCGAAGGGCGTCGGTGGCCATGCGATCGTGCTCCTGTTTGGTTAAGGGACGGGTAGGTATTGAGTTGGTGAGCATAGAACAGCAAAATTCTTCTGGATTCCCCAAGTGCTCGATACCCAAAGATGGAAACTCCAATTTGAGCGAAAAGTTGTCGGCTGCGCAAACGCCGGCCGCTCGGCGACGCAAGACCGGGCGGTGACTCTCGTTCTAAACTTGTGAAATGGTTCAAAATAACGCAGAGAACGAAGGCGAAGAACTTTTCGCCCGCGCCACAAAAGCGGCTCCTGTTTTAGCATCAGCCGGTTGGATCACCGCCTATTGTGACGGCGGGTCGCGCGGCAATCCCGGTCCCTCTGGCTATGGCGTCTACCTCCAGGACGAAAGCGGAAAACCGCTCGCTGAATTGAGCGAATACCTGGGTAAGCAAACCAACAACTACGCCGAATACTCCGGTCTGCTGGCAAGCTTGAATTTCGCCCTGGAACATGGGCATTCGCGACTGCGGGTGGTCTCCGATTCGGAGCTCATGGTCAAACAGATCAAAGGCCAGTACCGAGTCAACAGTCCCGATCTGCGCCCGCTCTACGACGAGGCCAAACAGCGTATCGCCAGGCTCGATCAGTTCCAGATCCAGCACGTTTTACGAGGAAAAAACAAAGACGCCGACCGGCTAGCTAATCTAGCTATGGATCGGGGCGCCAACCGGGTCGCGTCGGCGCCCGCCGCAGGCTCCACCTTTCGCGCAGCAATCAAGGCAGTCGCCGGGAGCGGTCCCGCAAAGGATACTGCCCCCGCAGCGGTCAAACCTTTGCGCGGATTGGTCAAGGGAGGCGTCATCCACCTTCTGGGCGGCGAATTACCGGATGGAATTTTCGTGCGGGTGACGCCCGAAAGCAAGTAGCTTACCTGCGGGTGACGCCCGCTTCGCATCTCGACTTCAACCCACACGCGGTACTCCTCTCTTGCACTCTCGGGAAAACTGAGTGGAATACCGCCAGCTTCTACTTGAAATCGGCAGGAACCCCGTCCAATGAGATACGGCTGAGGGCCGCTATTTCGCCAAGCAAGCCTTGACCGCCTCACTCACGAGCTTTCCATCCGCGCGAACTCCGGCTTCCTTGATCCGCTCCTGCACCGCCTTCATCACCACCCCCATGTCCTTCGGCCCGGGGACGAAGCCACTGACCGCCAGGTCATCGATGGTGGAGACGACCAGCCTGCGAATTTCATCCTCGCCTGCTGCCTTGGGCATGTATTCCTCGATGAGCGCGATCTCCCCGGCCTCTTTCGCTGCCAGGTCGGGCCGGTTGCCCTTGGTGAACTGCTCGATCGAGTCCCGCCGCTGCTTAATCATGGTGGTGAGGATCTGGTAGGCCTCGGCGTCGGTCAAGGGCTCACGCTTGTCGATCTCCTTGTTCTTGAAAGCGGTCTTCATCATGCGAATCGTCAAAAGCCGTTCCGTATCCCGCGCCTTCATCGCCGCAATCATGTCCTGATCTACTTGCTTGACTACACTCACGACTGCTCCATTCTCGGTGTGCCCTACGGTATCTTGCCTGCTCTTTCAAGTACATGCCTTAGATGGGTGGCGGGTCAACCTCCAGGGTTCTTCGATTGGCGCACTGGTCCGGAACTTGCTGACGAGGCGCTTCACGGCCGGAGCGCAGCTGCACGATGCCGCCGCAGCGCGTCCAGGTGGACGAGCAGAGCGATGAGAGCGCCGGCGATCATACTCCAGGCACGTCGCTCGGCAAGCGCTGGCCCAGGATTCTGATTGAGGATGTGGCAGATTGAGGCTTCATTCTCCTGAAGCCGACGCATCTACCTAGAGATACGATCTCCACTGAGTTTGAGATCGGTTTAGGGAGATTGAGGATGCCGATCATCCTGGCTCTAAATCCGGGCAGCAACTCGCTGAAGTTCGACCTGGTTGAAGTTCACGACAAGCAGCAGTGCGCGAGCTTAGGTGACAAGCTGTTGAGCGGAAACATTGATGATATTGGCAAGAAGACCACGCTCAAGTTGATTCGAGATGGAGAGCAGATCGCCGAGACAGAGGGAGACTTTGGCGATTTTCACCAAGCCACCGAACAGGTCATTCACACCTTAGAAACCGCAGACTTCGAGAGAGTTCCCAAACTAGAAGGGGTCGACCTGGCAGCGGTACGGGTTGTCCATGGTGGTGACAGCTTCACCGCAGCAGTGAAATTTACAGACGATGTAGCGCGGACGATCGAGAGTCATGAGAAGCTGGCGCCGTTGCATAATGCCAACTCTCTCGAAATCATTCGCGCGGTTCAGAAAAAAGCGCCTACGTTGCCGATCGGTGTGGCCTTCGACACTGCCTTTCACCATAGCTTGCCCGAACATGCGTGGCGCTACCCGATCGAACGGAAGCTTGCCGACCGGTACGGCATTCGCAAGTATGGTTTTCATGGGCTGTCGCATCTCTACATGCTGGAGCAGTACGCACACTTGACCTCAAGGCCTCCAGACCGGATTTCGGCAGTCACCATGCACCTTGAGAGCGGTTCTTCGGTCGCCGCGATCCAAAACGGAGAATCTGTGGACACGTCGATGGGCTTCACTCCGCTCGAGGGACTGATGATGGGAACCCGTTGTGGGAGCATCGATGCGGCCATTGTGGGCTTCCTCATCAAAGAGGCGCAGATGACCGCGGACGAAGTGATGAAGGTGCTGGAGAAGGAATCCGGTCTGCTCGGTATCTCGGGGAAGAGTCTCGATACTCGCATTCTTCGCAAATCGAATGAGGAGGCCTCCAAGCTGGCGCTCGAAATGTTCGGCTATCGGGCCAGACAGTTCGTGGGCGCCTCCCTAGCGACGCTTGGTGAGGCGGAAGCCCTTATCTTCGGCGGAGGCATCGGGGAAAACACGCCCGAAGTTCGGCTCAATGTTTGTGATGGCCTAAAGGGATGGGGTGTGGTGCTGGACGAAGATAAGAATTGGGCGACCAGCGACGGAGACGTGCTCATCAGTGATCCTTCCTCGAAGATCGCTATTTGGGTCATTCATTCCGAAGAGGGCCTGCAACTTGCCCATGAATGCGCACACATATGAATTCCCGCTGCTGGCGAACTCCGTTGCTGCGAAGAGAATCCTATACCGGAATGGAGAGTTTATGCCTGGCTTGACTGGAGAAAGTGCCGCGCCATTTGTCCCGGAAGACCACTCGCTGGCCGTGTTGCGGGAAGCGATAAAGCAGTGCCGAGGCTGCGATCTCTATAAACATGCCACCCAGGCAGTATTCGGCGAGATAGAAGACAAAGGTGGGCACAAGCGACCGAATGTTTCGATCATGATGATCGGCGAACAACCAGGTGACCGCGAAGACGTGGAAGGAAGACCGTTCGTCGGCCCCGCCGGAAAGCTCCTTGATCGCTGCTTGAAGGAGGCGGCAATCGACCGGCTGGAGGTCTACATTACGAATGCAGTCAAGCATTTCAAGTGGGAGCCTCGCGGTAAATTGCGCCTCCACAAGAAGCCTTCGCTGACTGAAATTCGGGCCTGCCGGCCGTGGCTCGACGCGGAGATTGATGCGATGCGCCCAAGCCTGATCGTCTGTCTCGGAGCGACTTCCGCTCAGGGTTTGTTGGGTTCAAACTTCAAAGTGACTGTTGACCATGGAGTTGTACAGCAACTGATCGGGCTCCCTCCGATCATTGCCACCCTTCATCCCTCGGCAATCTTGCGCGCGGCTACTGAAGAGGACGGCCAGAGGCAGACGGAAACGCTCGTGAATGATCTTCGTGAGGCGAAGCGCGTTCTCAGCTCGCTTCCAGCAGCTTCTTGACCCGGGTTTGCAATGCTTGCGCATCGACCGGTGCTCGCACCTTCATGTCGTTGTCAAAGTAGACGAAGACGTCCCTCTTCTTACGCTTCGGGGCATCGATATCACCCGCCCTCTTCCCATCGCGAACTTCGCCGCCGGCCGCCCACGACGCGATGCGGCGCGCCCAGCGATCGAGTGCTTCGTCTTCATAACCGCTCGCATAAAGCTGTTCGCTGCCGTGCAGGCGGCAATAAACAAAATCTGCCGTCACGTCCATCAGCAGCGGCCACTCGACCGTATCGGCTACGACCAGGCCCACATCGTGATGGCGAAGCATTTGTATGAATGCGTCGCAGGCGAAGCTGTCATGGCGGATCTCGACCGCGTGGCGAAGGCGAAAGGAGCGCTTTACCTCAAGCCAGCTCCGCTGATCGAGACGCTTGTCATGAAGACGGCCGAGTTCGGCTGCTTCCTTTTGGGTCCTCGGAAGAAGTCTGAAGAAAGCGTCTAACTTTTCTGCTTCGAACTTGAAATTCGGTGGAAATTGCCACAGCACAGGGCCCAATTTCGGACCAAGGCGCAGGACGCCCTGCGCGAAGAAGTTCGCAAGTGGAACTTCGATGTTGCGCAACTTGAGCATATGGGTGATGTAGCGAGAGCCTTTGACGGCAAAAACAAAATCGTCCGGCGTCTCGGCACACCAGGTCTCAAAGCTGCTTGGTCGTTGCAGCGAGTAAAAAGAGCCATTCAGCTCGATGGTGTTGAAGCGGCGCGAGGCAAATTCCAACTCTCGTCGCTGGGCCAGGTTTTTGGGATAGAAAACACCACGCCAGCCCTTGTAGCGCCAGCCTGATATTCCGATTCGCACGTCCCCCGGCGCTTGTTTCAAACTCAAGCCTCTATGGCGCAAAAGATGACGATGAGATTAGTTTAGGATGCCTTAGCGAGGCCAAAGTTGGTCGGGGAGAGAGGATTCGAACCTCCGGCCCCCTGCTCCCGAAGCAGGTGCGCTACCAGGCTGCGCCACTCCCCGAACGTGTGAAAGGATGCTCCGGCGCGGGGTTCCTGGAAGGTCCTTCGATCGCCACAAGCAGTCTTAAGTGTAGCAGAAAGACCGCGTTCAGCACGACCTTCGCTAGAGGCCATCCGGGAGCGGTTGGACCCCCCGTCTCTGCCTCCTTCTGTCACAATTGAGGAGCCGTTGTCGTGAAAGTGAGGCGGCAGAGGAACGAAATCAGCTTCGAGATGACCCCACTCGACCAACTCGACCTTTCCGGCGTGCGGGTGCTGGATGGTGGCATGGCGACCGAGCTTGAAAAGCTGGGGTGCGATCTATCCGGCGCACTCTGGTCGGCGCGCGTCCTGCGGGAAGCACCGGAGAAGATAGCTGCGGTCCACTCCGCATATCTCGCTGCTGGCGCTGATTGCATCCTCACTGCCAGCTACCAAGTCTCAGCCGAGGCCTACGCGGACGCCGGACTCTCCCCGAAAGATGCTGAAATCGCCGCTGCTGCCGACCTGGTAAAGTCTGTCCAGATCGCAGAAGACGCCCGCGCCGGCTTCTTTCCGTCTTCTCGCCGCGAAGTCCTGATAGCAGCCTCGCTCGGCCCCTATGGGGCGGCGCTGCACAACGGCGCCGAGTACCACGGCAACTACGAGATTTCCCTTGACGAACTCGTGGCGTTTCATGCGCGGCGGGTGGCCGTCCTGGCGGGGACGAGTGCCGACCTCATCGCCTTTGAGACCGTCCCATCCTTTCAAGAAGCCAAGGCGATCGTCAAGGCACTCGCGCCGTTCTCGGAGATTGGGGGTTGGGTGACCTTCACCTGCAAAGATGAATCACGTGTCGCCCATGGGGAACCCATCTCGGAATGTGCCGCCTTACTCGACGCCGCGCCCCAAGTCGTCGCCGTTGGGATCAACTGCACGCCGCCAAACTTGGTGGCCGCGCTGCTCCGCGAAGTCAGGAGAGCCACGGACAAGCCGATCGTGGTGTATCCCAATTCCGGGGAAAGCTGGAATGGGGCAACACGAACATGGTCGGGCACGGCCGATCCGGCCGGGTTCGGGGAGCTGGCCGCTCAATGGGTGGATGCTGGAGCTCAGATTGTCGGTGGGTGTTGTCGTACCGGGCCGGCGCATGTGCGCACCATCCGCGAGGTTCTCGCGTGATCACGGGCGCCTGTTTGCCGGACACGATTTTGCTGACAGGCTTCAGATGAGCCAGAAGTCGGGTTCAAGTGTTAGGACGACCGGTCTTTCCCATGCGACAATAAAAATACCGCTATGAATTCAGAGTCGCCTACCGTGACTTTACCTCATGTGATGAGGATGGCTGCTCCTCCCGCGCCCACGAACGTCACCCCCGAGCTGCTGGCGCAGCACGGCATCACCGCTGAAGAATATGCGCGGATAGAAGCGGCGCTAGGCCGGGTCCCGAGCCTCACAGAGCTGGGCATTTACTCGGTCATGTGGAGCGAACATTGCTCCTACAAATCCTCCAAAGTTCACCTGAAGCGGCTGCCAACCAAGAGCGACCGCGTAGTTCAGGGGCCGGGCGAAAACGCCGGAATCATCGATGTCGGCGACGGCTGGGGCTGCGCCTTCAAGATCGAGTCGCACAACCACCCGTCCTATATCGAGCCATTTCAGGGCGCGGCCACTGGAGTCGGCGGCATCCTGCGCGATATCTTCACTATGAACGCGCGACCACTGGCGGTAATGGATTCGCTGCGCTTCGGGCCGATTTCGCCCGGGGAGTCTCCCGAAACCGCGTCCGATGTCATTCGGAAAAATCACACCATCATGGAAGGCGTCGTCAGCGGCATCGCTGGATACGGCAACTGCTTCGGCGTGCCGAACCTCGGCGGCGAGACGCGCTTCGAGCCTTGTTATTCGGGTAATCCGCTGGTAAACGCCTTTGCGCTAGGACTGGTTCGGCTGGACGAAATTTTTTACGCGAAGGCCACAGGTGTCGGCAATCCCGTGATCTATGTTGGCGCCAAAACGGGACGCGACGGCATCCACGGCGCCACCATGGCGAGCGAAGAGTTCAAGGAAGGCTCGGAGCAGAAGCGCCCCAACGTGCAAATGGGCGACCCGTTCATGGAGAAGCTCCTGCTTGAGGCCTGCCTCGAGGCGATGAAGACCGGCGCGGTCCTCGGCATTCAGGACATGGGAGCTGCCGGTTTAACGTGTTCGACTTGCGAGATGGGCGCGCGGGGCGGGGTCGGCCTTGAGATTGAGCTCGACAACATTCCGCAGCGAGCGACTGGCATGACCTCCTACGAGATCATGCTGTCCGAGTCGCAGGAACGGATGTTGCTGGTCGCTGAAAAAGGCCGCGAGCAGGAAGTTCTCAGCGTTTTTGCCAAGTGGGGCCTCGACGCGACCATCGCCGGCGAGGTGGTAGCCGAGAACCGGATGCGCGTCCGCCATCACGGCGAACTGGTCGCCGATATACCGAATGAATCGCTGACCGACGACGCACCGCTCTACCATCGGCCAGTCGGCACGTGGAAGGCTCCGGTACCGCTCGATCCACCGGCTGAAGTTCTGGCGGAACTGCAAAAGCCCCGCGACTATACCGCGGATTTGAAGAAGCTTCTTGGCTCGTCGAACATCTGTTCCAAAAGATGGGTCTTCGAGCAGTACGACTCGATGGTTCAGACGAACACGGTGCAAGGGCCGGGTGGCGAAGCGGGCGTTATGCGGATTAAAGGAACAAATCGAGGCCTCGCGATGGCGCTGGCCGGAAACAGCCGCTGGTGTTACCTCGATCCCAAGCTCGGAGCCATGCACGCAGTCGCCGAAGCCGCCCGTAAAGTCGCCTGCACCGGCGCAACTCCCGTAGCCGCAACCAACTGTTTAAACTTCGGCAACCCCGAAAAGCCCGAGATCATGGCCCAGCTCTCCGCCGCCATCGACGGCATTGGCGAAGCTTGTAAGGCGCTCGGGACCCCGATCACAGGCGGGAATGTTTCGCTCTATAACGAAACTCGGGGCGAAGGAATCTATCCGACTCCAGTGATCGGGATCGTTGGGATTATCGACGATGTGACGAAGGCTGTTGGGTCAAGTTTTTCTAACCCAGGCGATGTACTGCTCCTCATCGATGCGGGAGGGTCCGCAGGCCACACAGCTATACAGGAATTCGGCTCCTCCGAGTATGCCAAGCTCATTGTAGGCGCGCTTTGGGGAAGGCCGCCGTATATGAACTCGTGGGCATTGTCGGTCGAAGCTGAATTGCACCGAAGACTGGCGGCGCTGGCGAAGGACGGCTTGATCACCGCCGCCATCGATATCTCAGACGGCCTGGCTGTAGCACTTGCAGAAGGTTGTTTTGCACAGAAAACCGGAGTGGACATAAACCTTATCGGTTATCCAACGGAAGTGCCTTCTGTGCGCTTATTTTCAGAGGAGTGTTCGGGGCGTGTGATCGTAGCCTGCTCGCCTCACAATGTCGAAAAAGTCGAATCCGCCTTTCGCTCGGGCGCTCCTAACATATGGAAGATGGGCACGGTGACAGACGGAACGTTCCGCATTGCAATTTCGGTCTACGAGGAAACAGATCGAAATCAATTTAGGAAGGTCGACAGTGTTACTTATATACACACCGATATATCGGAGCTAGAGGCTGCCCACTCTGGCACCCTCTCGTCCCTCCTAACCGAGGTACACGCGTGAAGACTCCGCGCCTCTTGATGGAGGGTGTTCCCGGCGCGGAGCCGCTGGAAGCGCAGATCCTTCGACTACGCCGCTGCGCGGCTCCGCGCAGGAGGACAAAAGTTGTGGAGGACGACGCAGACACCCTCCACGAAGAGTGCGGAGTCGTAGCCATCCACGGCCATCCCGACGCCGCGCGCCAGGCCTATCTCGCCCTCTATGCCCTGCAGCATCGCGGACAGGAATCGGCTGGCATCGCCACCGCCGACTACAAGAACCTCTCGAACATCAAGGGCATGGGCCTGGTCGCGGACATCTTCACCGACGACGTGCTGGCCAAGCTGCCGGGCGAGATGGCCATCGGCCACACTCGCTATTCGACGACTGGCGACTCGGCGCTGCTCAACGCGCAGCCGATTCGGGTGGATTCGACCAAGGGCCTCATCGCCATCGCCCACAACGGCAACCTCGTCAATCTCGGCAACATTCGTACCCGGCTTGAACGCGACGGTGCGTTCTTCCAGACCACCAGCGACTCCGAAATCATCGTTCAACTGATCGCGCATTCCCACGCCGGAACTCTGGTCGACGCGATCGCCGACTCGCTTTCGCAGGTCGACGGGGCCTTCTCGATCGTGATGATGACCCGCGACCGCATCTTCGCTGCCCGCGATCCGCGCGGCTTCCGGCCGCTCTCGATGGGTCGCATCGTCAACCCGGACGGCCCCGACACGATCGTCTTCGCCTCCGAGACCTGCGCCTTCGATCTGCTCCGCGCCAAGTGGGAGCGCGATGTCAAGCCCGGGGAACTCGTCATGGTCACCCAGGATGGCGTCACCTCGCGGCAATATTCTACCGGCGTCCCCCAGACCAGCTGCATCTTCGAGCATGTCTATTTCGCGCGTCCGGACAGCCGTATCTTCGGCCGCTGGGTGCAGGAAAGCCGCGACCAGATGGGCCGCCAGCTCGCCCGAGAATCGGGCGTTCCCGCCGACCTGATCGTGCCGGTTCCTGATTCCGGCGTGACGGCGGCGCTTGGATACTCAGCCGAAAGCGGTATCCCGTTCAACTTCGGTTTGATTCGCAACCACTATGTGGGCCGCACCTTTATCGAGCCCGAGCAGCGCGTCCGCGATTTCGGCGTGAAGCTCAAGCTGAACCCCGTCCGCAACCTGCTTGAGGGCAAGCGAATCATCCTGATCGACGACTCCATTATTCGCGGAACCACGAGCCGCAAGATCGTGCGCATGGTTCGGCAGGCGGGCGCGAAGGAAGTCCATCTGCGGATCAGTTGTCCGCCAACGATCTCGCCATGCTTCTATGGAGTGGATACGCCGCGGAAGAAGGAGCTGATTGCGGCGAATAACTCCGTCGAAGAGATTCGCCGCTACATCGAAGCAGACACGCTGGCCTATCTCTCACTTGATGGCCTCGAACAGGCCTGTCACGGCGTCGAGAACAACCATTACTGCACGGCTTGTTATACCGGGATTTATCCTACCCAATGGGTCGACGTGGAAGACATCTTGCCGGCGGCGGTAGGCGCCCGGTAAGCTGCTGATCACTCTGCTGCAGCTTCCACCTGCATCCTGCGAACCGGTGCCGTTCTTCGGACCACTCAAGTACAACCCCACGTTGCAGCCACGCTTCCCAAGTCGGTGGAGGAACTGCTATGCCTGCAGCCAAAAAGGCCGCCAACAAGTCTACGACCAAAAAGTCCCCCGCCAAAAGTGCGAGCAGGAAGAGCGGCGGACGGAAGTATAGTCCCAAGGCCTCAGAGTCGGTCGAAACCGAAATGCATGAGATGAAGCGAGGCAAGCTGAAAACGGGGACGGGCAAGAAAGTGACGAACCCGAAGCAGGCGATCGCCATCGGATTATCAGAAGCGCGGAAGTCTGGGGTGAAGGTTCCGCCTCCACCGAAGAAGTCAGCTTTGGCGAAAAAGACCTCCACCAGGAAGAGCAACTAACCTTCGAGGCCGTCCTACTCTTTACTAGGCGACGAAGTTGAAGCAGCCGCGCTCGTTGACGGCGTAGAGGATGAGCTATCCGAACTGGACTTGCTTCCGTCACCTGCGGATTTCGATGAAGAATCCTTGCTTCCTTCGCTCTTGCTTGAGCCTTCACTCGAAGATTCGCTCTTGCCTCCTCCGTCGGCCTTCGGGGCAGCGGATGATTTCGAAGGATAGTCTGTCGAATAGAAACCCGAGCCTTTGAACTGCACGGCTGGTGCGGAGATGAGGCGTTCTACTGCGCCCTTGCATACCGGGCATTCCTTCTCGTCGGGCGCACTGAAGCTTTGGATCTTTTCGAAACGGTGGCCGCATGCAGTGCAGCGGTATTCATAAAGCGGCATTGGGGTACTCCTGCTTCTAAACCGATGGCAATGCTATGGACATCGTTTCGCTCGTCAAGGCGATCTGTAACAGTGGAACGCACTCTCTCAAAAAGAGCACACGCCAGCTTGACTTCAGTTCACCAGGCTTAGATGTCCAATCGCCTATACGTCAGTATTACAGATTCACCGATTAACATGGCGGCGCAAACAAGAGGCGCCGCCCAAGGTTAGGTTGACTTACGCTTCGTTGAGGGTGACGACGCCGGCCTGAACGATCCCGTCGGCTGATCGCAATGCCTCGAGCAATTTGGTGGTGACATTGCCGTCCACCTGCACCACCGCCAATGCGGAACCTTGCGGCACATGCTTGCTGCGCACCGATCGTCCTAGGGCAAAGTTGGCGATGTTCACATTGTGCTCGCCCAGGATTGTGCCGATGCGGCCGATGACTCCCGGAACATCGAGATTACGCAGCGACAAGAGCGTGCCTTGCAGCGGAGCCTCGATGTCGATGCCATCGAGGTTCAGCAGCCGAGGCGAGTTGCCATGCAGTACGGTTGCGCTCGCCGACGCTTCGACGGCATTGGTGTGCAGGACAATCTTGAGCACGCTGCCTGCGCCGCCGATGGCAGCGCTGTCCTTTTCTTCATGAACGCGAATGCCGCGCTCCTGAGCAACAGAGGCTGCATTGATGCGATTCACCGCTTCGGAATGAGACAAGATGCCCTGAATGGCGGCATTGCGAACCAGATCGGTTTTGGCTTCCGCGAGTCGTCCGCTATAGGTCAGATCAATGCTCTCGATGTTGCCTTGCAGGGAGTGTCCGAGAAACGTTCCCAGGCGTTCCGCCATTTCAAGGTAAGGCGCGACTTCCTGATATTCCTCATGTGAGAGGGAGGGCAAATTCACCGCATTCTGAACAACGCCATGCTTGAGATATTCGCGCACCTGCATGGCGATTTGGATACCGACCGCCTCTTGTGCCTCGGCCGTCGAACCCGCGATGTGTGGAGTGAGAATCACGTTCTCGAAACTGGTGAACGGGGAATCCTTCGGAGGCTCTTCGCGAAAGACATCGAGCGCCGCCCCGGCGACCTTGTCACTCTTCAACGCTTCGAGCAGCGCCTCATCGATAATCAACTCGCCGCGAGCGCAGTTG includes these proteins:
- a CDS encoding DUF72 domain-containing protein, with protein sequence MSLKQAPGDVRIGISGWRYKGWRGVFYPKNLAQRRELEFASRRFNTIELNGSFYSLQRPSSFETWCAETPDDFVFAVKGSRYITHMLKLRNIEVPLANFFAQGVLRLGPKLGPVLWQFPPNFKFEAEKLDAFFRLLPRTQKEAAELGRLHDKRLDQRSWLEVKRSFRLRHAVEIRHDSFACDAFIQMLRHHDVGLVVADTVEWPLLMDVTADFVYCRLHGSEQLYASGYEDEALDRWARRIASWAAGGEVRDGKRAGDIDAPKRKKRDVFVYFDNDMKVRAPVDAQALQTRVKKLLEAS
- the mmuM gene encoding homocysteine S-methyltransferase, whose protein sequence is MKVRRQRNEISFEMTPLDQLDLSGVRVLDGGMATELEKLGCDLSGALWSARVLREAPEKIAAVHSAYLAAGADCILTASYQVSAEAYADAGLSPKDAEIAAAADLVKSVQIAEDARAGFFPSSRREVLIAASLGPYGAALHNGAEYHGNYEISLDELVAFHARRVAVLAGTSADLIAFETVPSFQEAKAIVKALAPFSEIGGWVTFTCKDESRVAHGEPISECAALLDAAPQVVAVGINCTPPNLVAALLREVRRATDKPIVVYPNSGESWNGATRTWSGTADPAGFGELAAQWVDAGAQIVGGCCRTGPAHVRTIREVLA
- the purL gene encoding phosphoribosylformylglycinamidine synthase subunit PurL, encoding MAAPPAPTNVTPELLAQHGITAEEYARIEAALGRVPSLTELGIYSVMWSEHCSYKSSKVHLKRLPTKSDRVVQGPGENAGIIDVGDGWGCAFKIESHNHPSYIEPFQGAATGVGGILRDIFTMNARPLAVMDSLRFGPISPGESPETASDVIRKNHTIMEGVVSGIAGYGNCFGVPNLGGETRFEPCYSGNPLVNAFALGLVRLDEIFYAKATGVGNPVIYVGAKTGRDGIHGATMASEEFKEGSEQKRPNVQMGDPFMEKLLLEACLEAMKTGAVLGIQDMGAAGLTCSTCEMGARGGVGLEIELDNIPQRATGMTSYEIMLSESQERMLLVAEKGREQEVLSVFAKWGLDATIAGEVVAENRMRVRHHGELVADIPNESLTDDAPLYHRPVGTWKAPVPLDPPAEVLAELQKPRDYTADLKKLLGSSNICSKRWVFEQYDSMVQTNTVQGPGGEAGVMRIKGTNRGLAMALAGNSRWCYLDPKLGAMHAVAEAARKVACTGATPVAATNCLNFGNPEKPEIMAQLSAAIDGIGEACKALGTPITGGNVSLYNETRGEGIYPTPVIGIVGIIDDVTKAVGSSFSNPGDVLLLIDAGGSAGHTAIQEFGSSEYAKLIVGALWGRPPYMNSWALSVEAELHRRLAALAKDGLITAAIDISDGLAVALAEGCFAQKTGVDINLIGYPTEVPSVRLFSEECSGRVIVACSPHNVEKVESAFRSGAPNIWKMGTVTDGTFRIAISVYEETDRNQFRKVDSVTYIHTDISELEAAHSGTLSSLLTEVHA
- the purF gene encoding amidophosphoribosyltransferase yields the protein MEGVPGAEPLEAQILRLRRCAAPRRRTKVVEDDADTLHEECGVVAIHGHPDAARQAYLALYALQHRGQESAGIATADYKNLSNIKGMGLVADIFTDDVLAKLPGEMAIGHTRYSTTGDSALLNAQPIRVDSTKGLIAIAHNGNLVNLGNIRTRLERDGAFFQTTSDSEIIVQLIAHSHAGTLVDAIADSLSQVDGAFSIVMMTRDRIFAARDPRGFRPLSMGRIVNPDGPDTIVFASETCAFDLLRAKWERDVKPGELVMVTQDGVTSRQYSTGVPQTSCIFEHVYFARPDSRIFGRWVQESRDQMGRQLARESGVPADLIVPVPDSGVTAALGYSAESGIPFNFGLIRNHYVGRTFIEPEQRVRDFGVKLKLNPVRNLLEGKRIILIDDSIIRGTTSRKIVRMVRQAGAKEVHLRISCPPTISPCFYGVDTPRKKELIAANNSVEEIRRYIEADTLAYLSLDGLEQACHGVENNHYCTACYTGIYPTQWVDVEDILPAAVGAR
- a CDS encoding DUF6496 domain-containing protein, which codes for MPAAKKAANKSTTKKSPAKSASRKSGGRKYSPKASESVETEMHEMKRGKLKTGTGKKVTNPKQAIAIGLSEARKSGVKVPPPPKKSALAKKTSTRKSN